The Acidianus infernus genome window below encodes:
- the acs gene encoding acetate--CoA ligase → MSENLPFEERYYQPPYKQLYKESLEEPEKFWREMAEGLEWFSPFDKVLDESNAPFYRWFVGGKINITYNALDRQVKVRRNKIAIYWENEKGESRQLTYGELYNEVNRFAKILQDLGIKKGDRVLIYLPLMPELPISMLACARIGAVHSVVFSGFSTQAVIDRINDAKAKLVITTSHTMRRGKRVELKRIIDEAVSQTPSVEKVLVIKRDEEIELNEERDVLYQDLIKRTGYKKVEPEETLSTDPLFILYTSGTTGKPKGILHLHGGYGLWTYLTTQWVFDLRDNDVFFNTADIGWITGHSYIVYGPLQNGASVLMYEGVPDYPNPDRWWELVEKYGVTVFYTSPTAIRSLMRYGEEWVKKHDLSTLRILGSVGEPINPEAWRWYFKNVGNSSLPIVDTWWQTETGGIMISATPGLGNYLLKPSANGLPLPGVDADVFTEDGKQVKPREKGYIVIKRPWPGMLAGVWGDPERYVKTYFSKFPGVYYPGDYAVRDEEGFFYILGRADEVLKIAGHRIGTREIEDILISHPAVAESAVIGVPDPVRGEVAVAAVVLKQGYQPSEELRKSLIEYVKNNLGPIVVFGGLYFVSKLPKTRSGKIMRRVVRSVISGQPLGDVSTLEDETSVDELKKVIEEFSKEIQGQQKEGKV, encoded by the coding sequence ATGTCAGAAAATCTTCCATTTGAGGAGAGATACTATCAGCCTCCTTATAAGCAACTTTACAAGGAATCACTAGAAGAGCCGGAAAAGTTCTGGAGAGAAATGGCTGAAGGTTTAGAGTGGTTTTCTCCATTTGATAAAGTTTTAGACGAATCAAACGCTCCGTTCTATAGGTGGTTTGTTGGAGGTAAAATTAATATAACTTACAATGCTTTAGATAGGCAGGTAAAAGTTAGGAGAAATAAGATTGCAATTTATTGGGAGAACGAAAAGGGTGAAAGTAGGCAATTAACTTATGGAGAACTTTATAACGAGGTAAATAGGTTTGCAAAAATACTCCAGGATTTGGGAATAAAGAAAGGAGATAGAGTTCTAATTTACTTACCTTTAATGCCAGAATTACCAATTTCAATGCTGGCTTGTGCAAGGATTGGGGCAGTTCATAGCGTAGTTTTCTCAGGATTTTCTACTCAAGCGGTTATTGATAGAATAAACGACGCAAAGGCTAAGTTAGTTATAACTACCTCCCATACAATGAGGAGAGGTAAAAGAGTAGAGTTAAAAAGAATAATAGATGAGGCAGTTTCTCAAACTCCTTCAGTTGAGAAAGTACTCGTAATAAAAAGAGATGAAGAAATAGAATTAAATGAGGAAAGGGACGTATTATATCAAGATTTAATTAAGAGGACTGGGTATAAGAAAGTAGAACCAGAGGAAACTCTATCTACTGATCCATTATTCATTCTTTATACTTCTGGAACTACAGGAAAACCGAAGGGGATTTTGCACTTACACGGTGGATATGGGTTATGGACTTATTTGACTACTCAATGGGTCTTCGACTTAAGAGACAACGACGTATTCTTTAATACTGCAGATATAGGCTGGATAACTGGGCATTCTTACATAGTTTATGGTCCATTGCAAAATGGGGCCTCAGTACTAATGTACGAAGGAGTGCCAGATTATCCTAATCCAGATAGGTGGTGGGAATTAGTAGAGAAGTATGGAGTTACTGTATTCTACACTTCTCCTACAGCAATTAGGTCTTTAATGAGGTATGGTGAAGAATGGGTAAAGAAGCACGATTTGAGTACTTTAAGGATTTTAGGAAGCGTTGGAGAACCAATAAATCCTGAGGCATGGAGATGGTACTTTAAGAACGTAGGTAATTCTTCTTTACCTATAGTAGATACATGGTGGCAAACTGAAACAGGAGGAATAATGATCTCTGCAACTCCGGGTTTAGGCAACTATCTACTTAAGCCCAGCGCTAACGGATTGCCATTACCTGGAGTTGATGCAGATGTATTTACTGAAGACGGTAAGCAGGTAAAGCCAAGAGAAAAGGGATACATTGTAATTAAGAGACCTTGGCCAGGTATGCTCGCAGGGGTTTGGGGAGATCCAGAAAGATATGTAAAGACTTACTTCTCCAAATTCCCTGGAGTATATTATCCTGGAGATTATGCTGTCAGGGATGAAGAAGGATTCTTCTATATATTAGGAAGAGCAGACGAAGTGTTAAAGATCGCAGGACATAGAATAGGAACTAGAGAAATAGAGGACATATTAATCTCTCATCCTGCAGTTGCAGAATCAGCAGTAATAGGAGTACCAGACCCTGTAAGAGGCGAAGTTGCAGTAGCTGCGGTAGTATTAAAGCAGGGCTATCAACCATCAGAAGAATTGAGAAAGTCGTTAATAGAGTATGTTAAGAACAACTTGGGTCCCATAGTAGTGTTTGGCGGATTATACTTCGTAAGCAAATTACCAAAGACTAGGTCTGGAAAGATAATGAGGAGAGTAGTGAGAAGCGTAATTTCTGGTCAGCCTCTAGGAGACGTATCAACTTTAGAGGACGAGACATCTGTTGATGAGTTAAAGAAAGTCATAGAAGAATTCTCTAAAGAAATACAAGGACAACAAAAAGAAGGTAAAGTCTAG
- a CDS encoding GNAT family N-acetyltransferase, with product MEDTEKPFKSGDYRMDKYSLKDYYLWKLQGDLVYVLDIDGNIAGVIDIIENNDSLLIDMLARNILVKAEKVGSRMLDFAEYLAKIKGKKLVKLEALDTAIGFYKKMGYKEVYKRFDREWGLLTVMEKEIEKYVTEPAY from the coding sequence ATTGAAGATACAGAAAAACCATTTAAGAGTGGAGATTATAGAATGGATAAGTACTCTCTTAAGGACTATTACTTATGGAAATTGCAAGGAGACTTAGTTTACGTCTTGGATATAGACGGAAATATAGCCGGCGTTATTGATATAATAGAGAATAACGATAGCTTGTTAATTGATATGTTAGCTAGAAATATCCTAGTAAAGGCTGAAAAAGTTGGTAGTAGAATGTTGGATTTTGCGGAATATTTAGCTAAAATTAAAGGTAAGAAATTGGTAAAACTTGAGGCTTTAGATACTGCAATAGGATTTTACAAGAAGATGGGATACAAGGAAGTTTATAAAAGATTTGATAGAGAATGGGGATTGCTTACAGTAATGGAGAAGGAAATTGAAAAATACGTGACAGAACCTGCTTACTAA
- a CDS encoding sulfurtransferase TusA family protein: MSMVKIYKKVDLTGTSCAGPIGELMGLMDEIKQGEAVEALLKDEDTKNMVISWAKSVGLKIFEERKEGNNFVVVVGK; encoded by the coding sequence ATGTCAATGGTTAAGATTTATAAAAAGGTAGACCTAACCGGAACATCTTGTGCAGGACCAATAGGAGAATTGATGGGATTAATGGACGAAATAAAGCAAGGCGAGGCAGTAGAGGCTTTACTCAAAGACGAGGATACAAAAAACATGGTTATAAGCTGGGCAAAAAGTGTAGGATTGAAAATATTTGAAGAGAGAAAAGAAGGAAATAATTTCGTAGTGGTGGTTGGAAAATGA
- a CDS encoding glycosyltransferase family 4 protein: MDIIFINHRDPFHPNAGGAENVIYEIGKRLKEVTWLSEKVKGRPDSEYIDGIKIIRKGNKFTLHFYSLIEAKRHEIVIDSIAHAVPFFSYLVNDKAVALVHHVHQDVVKFELNPILAEAVRLAERRIRNYKYIISVSNTTKQDLIKKLGVDENKITVIYNGVDHNKFNPGIKSEIPIVFWIGRMMKYKNPFDVIEIKRRIKNKKNVKFIVAGGGELSNEFSKIAKKEGIQYLGKIDEKTKIELYRKSWVILSTSFIEGWGMTIVEGNACGTPAIAYSSGSLPEIIKQGINGFIVPYKDVNMMAKYIDYITEDENIMKELSRKSYEESLKYDWNKTAEEYRKYLENIYYR; this comes from the coding sequence GTGGACATTATTTTTATAAATCATAGAGATCCGTTTCACCCTAATGCTGGTGGTGCAGAAAACGTAATTTATGAGATTGGGAAGAGGTTGAAAGAAGTTACTTGGCTATCAGAAAAAGTAAAAGGAAGACCGGATTCTGAGTATATAGATGGAATAAAAATAATTAGAAAAGGAAATAAGTTCACTTTACATTTTTACTCTCTGATTGAAGCTAAAAGACACGAAATAGTGATAGACAGTATAGCACATGCTGTACCTTTCTTCTCTTATCTAGTTAATGATAAGGCCGTAGCACTAGTTCACCACGTTCACCAAGATGTAGTAAAATTTGAACTAAATCCTATTTTAGCAGAAGCAGTAAGACTTGCAGAAAGAAGAATAAGGAACTATAAATATATTATCTCAGTATCTAACACTACAAAGCAGGATTTAATAAAAAAACTGGGAGTTGACGAAAATAAAATAACTGTAATTTACAATGGAGTTGACCATAACAAGTTTAACCCTGGAATAAAGAGTGAAATTCCTATAGTTTTTTGGATAGGAAGGATGATGAAATACAAGAATCCTTTTGACGTAATAGAGATAAAGAGAAGAATAAAAAATAAGAAGAATGTAAAATTCATAGTTGCAGGAGGAGGAGAGCTCTCAAATGAATTTAGTAAAATAGCAAAAAAAGAAGGAATACAATACTTAGGAAAAATTGATGAGAAGACAAAGATCGAGTTATATAGGAAATCTTGGGTAATATTGTCTACCTCTTTCATAGAAGGCTGGGGAATGACCATAGTTGAAGGAAATGCTTGCGGAACTCCTGCAATTGCTTACTCCAGTGGCTCTTTACCGGAGATAATAAAGCAAGGAATTAACGGTTTTATTGTACCTTACAAAGACGTTAACATGATGGCAAAATACATTGATTATATAACAGAGGATGAAAACATTATGAAGGAGCTGTCTAGAAAAAGTTATGAAGAATCGTTAAAATATGATTGGAATAAGACCGCAGAAGAATACAGAAAATACTTAGAAAACATTTATTATAGGTAA
- a CDS encoding DUF1641 domain-containing protein: MKTAAVEKITSKIDEKKAEELSKFLDYLPTINDFLEKIKELKESGALDAIINFSYAIKSLKDALNDDSIQNLGNMLSTFMALLSTTSEHTNDVNQIINQANTISYTITKLKELKESGAFDVLVNFAYALKSLRDALTDDAITNIGTTLSLLLDFLPRAQEFLNYALNPSILKIIKALSSDEATKLLANPPKVTLGGIVKQMTDDDVQKGIGVLFTIAKIIGKSYSQQK, encoded by the coding sequence ATGAAGACGGCTGCAGTGGAAAAAATAACTTCTAAAATAGATGAGAAGAAGGCTGAGGAACTTTCTAAGTTTTTAGATTATTTACCCACAATTAACGATTTCTTGGAAAAAATTAAGGAATTAAAGGAGAGCGGAGCTTTAGATGCAATAATAAACTTTTCTTATGCAATAAAATCGCTAAAAGACGCATTAAATGACGATTCTATTCAGAATTTAGGTAATATGCTATCTACATTCATGGCACTCTTATCCACCACTAGCGAGCACACCAATGATGTTAATCAAATAATTAACCAAGCAAACACTATTAGCTATACAATAACAAAGCTAAAAGAACTAAAGGAAAGTGGAGCATTCGACGTATTGGTTAATTTTGCCTATGCACTAAAGAGCTTAAGAGATGCACTAACTGATGATGCAATAACAAATATAGGCACTACATTATCTTTACTTTTAGATTTCTTGCCTAGAGCCCAAGAGTTCTTAAATTATGCATTAAATCCGTCAATATTAAAAATAATAAAAGCATTAAGCAGCGATGAAGCAACTAAATTGCTTGCCAATCCTCCTAAGGTTACTTTAGGAGGGATAGTGAAACAAATGACGGACGATGACGTACAAAAAGGAATAGGCGTATTATTCACAATAGCTAAAATTATAGGTAAGAGTTATTCTCAACAAAAATAA
- a CDS encoding MFS transporter, translating to MKHYIHATISSSLAWAGNIYDLLLITYVYGVLEKVFNLNYFEISILFSLGLIGRVIGGMVFGKYADTIGRKPVLMIGTGGYALFQGLMAFSPNVILLFIFRLIEGIFMGAEWTAGTVIAYEQAPRSLKGFVTGIVQAGYGIGYSLTGITYLIFVSNIVTDWRIFLLTGALPLLLLPYIQLKVKDTKEGSSKIAIRYRDYMGILLKATLGMSGMFTAYFAVFGNYTEVAEVDHLPDYVLGILMTIANLILAFSFILFGRLADRYDKKKLIYIGLIGLMVGLPFAVPVLSILINVIGMSLGVIIFAFFTGFWPLMPLLLADAVPAEVRGFLSGFAYNAGGFVGGIADIIIGLLTSIYGINTISKWVDGFGFASVLLVLVSVITWPKSGAKARVIMIEQ from the coding sequence ATGAAGCATTACATTCACGCTACAATATCGTCCTCCTTAGCTTGGGCAGGCAATATTTATGATTTGCTATTAATCACCTACGTTTATGGAGTACTTGAAAAAGTATTCAACTTAAATTATTTTGAGATTTCCATACTTTTCTCTTTAGGTCTTATAGGAAGAGTAATAGGAGGCATGGTTTTCGGAAAGTATGCTGATACAATAGGAAGAAAGCCAGTTTTAATGATAGGAACTGGCGGTTATGCTCTATTCCAAGGTTTAATGGCCTTTTCCCCTAATGTTATTCTTTTATTTATTTTTAGATTAATTGAAGGTATATTTATGGGCGCTGAGTGGACCGCGGGAACTGTAATAGCTTACGAACAAGCTCCAAGATCTTTAAAAGGATTTGTAACCGGTATAGTTCAGGCCGGCTACGGAATAGGATATTCTCTCACTGGTATTACATATCTAATATTCGTTTCTAACATAGTTACTGACTGGAGAATATTTCTATTAACTGGAGCATTGCCTCTTCTTCTTCTACCTTACATTCAATTGAAAGTGAAGGATACAAAGGAAGGTTCGAGCAAAATAGCTATTAGATATAGAGACTACATGGGAATTTTACTTAAGGCAACTTTAGGAATGTCTGGAATGTTCACAGCATACTTTGCAGTCTTTGGAAATTATACTGAAGTTGCTGAAGTTGATCATCTCCCAGACTATGTACTTGGCATATTAATGACTATAGCTAATCTAATTCTTGCTTTTTCCTTTATTCTCTTTGGAAGATTAGCTGATAGGTACGACAAAAAGAAATTAATTTATATTGGCCTAATAGGGCTGATGGTAGGACTTCCATTTGCGGTCCCAGTATTATCTATATTGATTAATGTTATAGGAATGTCCCTAGGTGTAATAATTTTTGCCTTCTTTACAGGATTCTGGCCTCTTATGCCATTATTATTAGCTGACGCTGTTCCTGCAGAAGTGAGAGGCTTTCTTTCTGGATTTGCATATAATGCTGGAGGTTTCGTTGGTGGTATAGCGGATATAATTATAGGCTTGCTTACTTCAATATATGGAATAAATACAATATCAAAATGGGTAGATGGCTTCGGATTTGCTTCAGTACTTTTAGTATTGGTTAGCGTAATAACTTGGCCAAAGAGCGGAGCAAAAGCAAGAGTAATTATGATAGAGCAATAA
- a CDS encoding acetate uptake transporter — MTEEKRANPAPLGLSGFALTTLVLSTYNAGLLTSGSGVVLGLAAFYGGLAQLLAGILEWKGGNTFGYVAFFTYGAFWEWYFLTALGIFGNITAQGVGLVLIAFGIFTLIMWFATFKTNLGLFTTFLLLWITFFLLGIGSLTCNTLLVHAGGYTGILTAIAAWYTGLVQVVAESLNKKAPLGRAPLS; from the coding sequence ATGACGGAAGAAAAAAGGGCAAACCCTGCTCCTTTAGGATTATCTGGGTTCGCTTTAACTACATTAGTTTTAAGTACGTATAATGCTGGGTTATTAACTTCAGGATCAGGTGTAGTGTTAGGCTTAGCAGCGTTTTACGGTGGTCTAGCACAATTATTGGCAGGAATATTGGAATGGAAAGGAGGAAATACATTCGGCTATGTAGCATTCTTTACATATGGAGCTTTTTGGGAATGGTATTTTTTAACAGCTTTAGGAATATTTGGAAATATAACAGCACAAGGAGTAGGCTTAGTATTAATAGCCTTTGGAATATTTACGTTAATAATGTGGTTCGCTACGTTTAAAACTAACCTAGGATTATTTACAACTTTCCTCCTATTATGGATAACATTCTTCCTCTTAGGCATAGGTTCACTGACGTGTAATACTTTACTTGTTCACGCAGGCGGATATACTGGAATATTAACTGCTATTGCTGCATGGTACACTGGATTGGTCCAAGTTGTTGCTGAAAGTTTAAATAAGAAAGCTCCTTTAGGAAGAGCTCCTCTATCATAA
- a CDS encoding MFS transporter codes for MQRYIHATISAFFSWAGNIYDLLIVTYVYYYFQKCLGLNTVEGTLLFALGLIFRVIGGYAFGKIADRRGRKPILAIGTAGYSAFQSLMAFSPNAVILLIARAFQGLFMGAQWTAGTVIAYEQAPPSARGLINGIVQAGYGVGYALTGVAFIVFSQSMGGIGWRLFLLTGSIPIILLPYIILKVTDVKVSRKTISNTNVKEYTKILIRASIVISGMFFSYYSIFAVYPGLAEYLGLSKDFIGLMMTVANIFLAISFIVYGRVADFINKRKLIIYGVIGEMIGLPMMLPIIVKSAELMLIGLLVYSIATGFWPLAPLLIVESVPPEVRSALTGLSYNLGSVVGGVGSITMGTLVQIFGLANSPLFGNILGYSSLLIVLITLLTWPRGTVITKNK; via the coding sequence ATGCAAAGGTACATTCACGCTACAATTTCAGCTTTCTTTTCTTGGGCAGGAAACATTTACGACTTGTTAATAGTAACTTACGTTTATTACTATTTCCAAAAATGTTTGGGTCTAAACACTGTAGAAGGAACTTTACTCTTTGCTCTAGGCTTAATTTTTAGAGTAATAGGAGGTTATGCATTTGGTAAAATAGCTGATAGAAGAGGAAGAAAACCAATTTTAGCAATAGGAACAGCAGGATATTCCGCTTTTCAAAGCTTAATGGCATTTTCTCCTAATGCAGTAATTTTATTAATTGCAAGAGCTTTTCAAGGATTATTTATGGGCGCTCAATGGACTGCGGGAACCGTAATAGCTTACGAACAAGCTCCTCCAAGTGCTAGAGGGCTAATTAATGGAATTGTTCAAGCCGGCTACGGTGTAGGTTACGCCTTAACTGGAGTGGCTTTTATAGTGTTTTCACAATCAATGGGCGGTATTGGTTGGAGGTTATTTTTACTTACTGGTTCAATTCCTATTATATTATTACCTTATATTATTTTGAAAGTGACGGACGTTAAAGTTTCTAGAAAGACTATAAGCAATACAAACGTCAAGGAATATACTAAGATATTAATTAGAGCCTCTATCGTGATATCTGGAATGTTTTTCTCTTACTATTCAATATTTGCAGTTTATCCAGGATTAGCTGAATATTTAGGCTTATCAAAGGACTTTATAGGTTTAATGATGACGGTAGCTAATATTTTCTTGGCAATATCTTTCATAGTATATGGCAGAGTTGCAGACTTCATAAATAAGAGGAAACTAATAATTTATGGCGTTATTGGGGAAATGATAGGTTTACCAATGATGTTGCCAATAATAGTAAAATCAGCAGAACTAATGCTTATAGGTTTGCTGGTATATTCAATAGCTACTGGATTTTGGCCACTAGCACCTCTGTTGATAGTAGAATCCGTCCCACCAGAAGTTAGGTCAGCGCTAACTGGATTATCTTACAATTTAGGTAGTGTTGTTGGTGGCGTAGGATCAATAACTATGGGTACTTTAGTTCAAATATTTGGTTTAGCAAATTCTCCTTTGTTTGGAAATATTCTAGGATATTCATCTTTGCTCATAGTTTTAATAACATTATTAACTTGGCCTAGAGGAACTGTAATTACAAAAAATAAGTAA
- a CDS encoding maleate cis-trans isomerase gives MISLILSEENPTLPNDIKLVFNDVKVFYMKYYPGHGIRKDEQERMYKELSIIKNEVEKGDVIVYARSYGVFYRDGMNRLKKFFSKPVVISTEAIIDRLRELGAKKVYVVTPYNQRRHDYEIKWIQGFGFQVVGSIALGRTGGHAIASTPHELVINAVKVAQESYADAIYVACTILSTLPILDKLSGKLPVVTAASAIVDKVKEIINLRNNV, from the coding sequence ATGATATCTTTAATACTTTCTGAGGAAAACCCTACCTTGCCTAACGATATTAAACTGGTATTTAACGACGTTAAAGTATTTTACATGAAATATTATCCAGGTCACGGAATTAGAAAAGACGAACAAGAAAGAATGTATAAGGAATTATCTATAATAAAGAATGAAGTCGAGAAAGGCGATGTGATAGTTTATGCAAGGTCTTACGGAGTATTTTACAGAGATGGGATGAATAGGTTAAAGAAGTTCTTTTCAAAGCCAGTAGTTATCTCAACTGAAGCTATAATAGATAGGTTAAGAGAATTGGGAGCAAAGAAAGTTTATGTAGTAACTCCCTATAATCAGAGAAGGCATGATTATGAAATAAAATGGATTCAAGGCTTTGGATTTCAAGTAGTTGGCTCAATAGCCTTAGGTAGAACTGGAGGACATGCAATAGCTTCAACTCCTCACGAACTAGTTATAAATGCAGTTAAAGTTGCCCAAGAATCTTATGCAGACGCTATTTATGTTGCTTGTACGATTCTTTCAACTCTTCCCATTCTTGATAAGCTTTCCGGTAAGCTTCCCGTTGTTACCGCTGCCTCTGCTATTGTCGACAAGGTTAAAGAGATTATTAACCTCAGAAATAATGTTTAA
- a CDS encoding NAD(P)/FAD-dependent oxidoreductase yields MKRIIIAGGGIAGTIVANRLARQLSPELEKGEVEIIVINASDRHIYQPGQLLIPFGVTDTGEIIRDEKELLDPKIRLIIKEISKIDVQNHSVITADGTAYNYDELVIATGSHLQWDEVPGYRAVYSPWDLESAQKLREVLQSFTGGTVVINVAKLPHKCPVAPMELTLMLDDYLRRRGLREKTEIIYTYPVPGVFGIKTTNDVMIKIFEQRGIKVISPFNVTRVNPEEKTIESQEGEKIKFDLALGVPPHKGAKVIEDSGIGDRRNWVPTDKFTLRMKDHSDVYVIGDTTDLPISKAGSTADFESYVVAGNIVNDIRGNNSTKLFDGSVFCYIATGLDSGTYIRFNYNYPPVPPPPSYVHWWGKLLYNKLYWTVTAKAIV; encoded by the coding sequence ATGAAGAGAATAATAATTGCAGGCGGAGGAATAGCCGGAACCATTGTCGCAAATAGGTTAGCAAGACAATTATCGCCAGAGCTTGAGAAAGGAGAAGTAGAAATTATAGTAATAAATGCCTCGGATAGACATATTTATCAACCCGGCCAACTTCTAATTCCTTTCGGAGTTACAGATACGGGGGAAATAATTAGAGACGAAAAAGAATTACTTGATCCAAAGATAAGATTAATAATAAAGGAAATTAGTAAAATAGACGTTCAAAACCATTCCGTAATAACTGCAGACGGAACTGCATACAATTATGATGAACTAGTAATAGCCACTGGGTCACATTTGCAGTGGGATGAAGTACCAGGCTATAGGGCGGTTTACTCACCGTGGGATTTAGAAAGTGCACAAAAATTGAGGGAAGTTTTACAATCCTTCACGGGAGGAACTGTAGTAATTAACGTGGCAAAATTGCCTCACAAATGCCCAGTTGCACCTATGGAATTGACTTTAATGCTTGACGACTACTTAAGGAGAAGAGGATTAAGAGAAAAGACTGAAATAATATATACTTACCCAGTCCCGGGAGTTTTCGGAATAAAAACTACAAATGACGTGATGATAAAAATATTTGAGCAAAGAGGAATAAAAGTAATATCTCCATTCAACGTAACCAGAGTTAACCCAGAAGAGAAAACAATAGAATCCCAAGAAGGTGAAAAAATAAAATTTGACCTAGCATTAGGAGTTCCACCTCATAAAGGTGCTAAAGTGATAGAAGATTCTGGTATTGGTGATAGAAGAAACTGGGTTCCTACTGATAAATTCACTCTTAGAATGAAGGATCATTCAGACGTTTACGTAATAGGTGACACAACTGATTTGCCAATTTCAAAGGCAGGATCAACTGCAGATTTTGAGTCTTACGTAGTTGCAGGAAATATAGTTAATGACATAAGAGGAAATAATTCTACAAAACTGTTTGACGGTTCGGTATTTTGCTACATTGCTACTGGATTAGACTCAGGAACGTACATAAGGTTTAATTATAACTATCCTCCAGTGCCTCCTCCTCCATCATATGTCCATTGGTGGGGGAAGTTACTTTACAATAAATTATACTGGACAGTAACTGCAAAAGCTATAGTATGA
- a CDS encoding putative metallopeptidase, protein MLELEKAEDVKELALRINEETNMGIDLNKIVFLRSKNSKTTAIARTLTLPPQWRYVLGDNVLYIIEVVSEKYDKLECSDKVFVITHELMHIPRTMKGLRNHNYKGFKQIRKISKELAKVLC, encoded by the coding sequence GTGCTTGAACTAGAGAAAGCAGAAGACGTAAAAGAATTAGCTTTAAGAATTAATGAAGAGACTAATATGGGAATTGATCTAAATAAGATAGTTTTCTTGCGAAGCAAGAATTCTAAGACTACGGCAATAGCTAGAACATTAACTTTGCCCCCTCAGTGGAGATATGTTCTTGGAGATAATGTTTTATACATTATTGAAGTAGTTTCAGAGAAATACGATAAATTAGAGTGTAGTGATAAGGTTTTTGTAATAACCCACGAGCTTATGCACATTCCAAGAACTATGAAAGGTTTAAGGAATCATAATTATAAAGGATTTAAACAGATAAGGAAAATTAGCAAAGAATTAGCAAAAGTGTTATGCTAA
- a CDS encoding ATP-binding protein: MDLGFPLNSSELVRKCIAILGIRGSGKSNTAKILGKELIKEGFPIVVIDPDGEYDFQDALRIEDFNLDPEFVVKDVLERKRSVIIDMNEWSDEAFNFLFKFLDSFWNLSKVYRTNVFLVLEEAHEFIPQGERTKISEEITRFALRGRKRGIGMIMISQRSARVNKDVLTQSEVYFLHKVVHPVDLKVYREILPLKTKEVADVVKSLDVGEALFYMNGRVEKVRIKKYEEDLADTQLAENLA, translated from the coding sequence ATGGATTTAGGATTTCCTCTAAATTCTTCAGAATTGGTAAGAAAATGCATAGCAATACTTGGCATAAGAGGTTCAGGAAAATCTAATACTGCAAAAATTTTGGGTAAAGAGCTCATTAAAGAGGGATTTCCAATAGTTGTTATTGATCCAGATGGCGAATATGATTTCCAAGACGCATTAAGGATAGAGGATTTTAACCTAGATCCAGAGTTTGTAGTAAAAGATGTGCTAGAAAGGAAGAGGTCAGTAATAATTGATATGAATGAATGGAGTGATGAGGCTTTTAATTTTCTTTTTAAGTTCCTTGACTCGTTCTGGAATTTATCAAAGGTTTATAGGACTAACGTTTTTCTAGTTCTAGAAGAGGCTCACGAATTCATACCTCAAGGTGAAAGGACTAAAATAAGTGAAGAAATTACTAGGTTTGCGTTAAGGGGGAGAAAGAGAGGAATTGGAATGATAATGATTAGCCAAAGGTCTGCTAGGGTAAATAAAGACGTTTTAACTCAGAGCGAAGTTTATTTCCTTCATAAGGTAGTTCACCCTGTTGACCTCAAAGTGTATAGAGAGATTTTACCTTTAAAAACAAAAGAAGTTGCAGACGTAGTTAAATCTTTAGATGTAGGGGAGGCTTTATTTTACATGAACGGTAGGGTCGAAAAGGTAAGAATAAAGAAGTATGAAGAGGACTTAGCAGATACTCAATTAGCTGAGAACTTAGCATAA
- the sul7d gene encoding Sul7d family chromatin protein: MTTVKFKYKGEEKEVDISKIKKVWRVGKMISFTYDDNGKTGRGAVSEKDAPKELLEKLEKK; this comes from the coding sequence ATGACTACTGTAAAGTTCAAGTATAAGGGAGAGGAGAAGGAAGTAGATATTTCGAAGATAAAGAAGGTTTGGAGAGTTGGCAAAATGATATCGTTTACCTACGACGACAACGGTAAGACTGGTAGGGGAGCAGTTAGCGAAAAAGACGCACCAAAAGAACTACTAGAGAAATTAGAGAAGAAATAA